The following are encoded together in the Carassius auratus strain Wakin chromosome 34, ASM336829v1, whole genome shotgun sequence genome:
- the LOC113053165 gene encoding G-protein coupled receptor 183-A-like, with the protein MEMVVATNATNNDSDTCTNLYDHRGWAKYFLPAVYSLMCIVGLLGNVLALHVIWPNLKKINSTTLYSANLVVSDILFSLALPLRAVYYGQGFHWPMGEGLCKAVALLFYINMYASVNFMTCLSVDRFIAVVLPLRFSRFRKVQKVRYICAAVWVVVLMQTLPLLSMPMTNEEQSGHITCMEYPNFEKTDHLPVILIGAVLIGFGIPVITILMCYSALCSKLRLLAKSNKLTEKSGRSRKAIGVICAVILVFVVCYTPYHVDLLQYMIRKLLYKPDCSELHDFQISLHITVCLMNLNSCLDPFIYFFACKGYKKKVLRLLRKQVSISLSSVVRTSPEGSSKDVFGNDKIQKSSRSNQKERSSVLLSNSNGFDP; encoded by the coding sequence ATGGAGATGGTAGTAGCAACAAACGCCACCAACAATGACTCCGACACCTGTACCAACCTGTATGACCATCGTGGTTGGGCAAAGTATTTTCTGCCTGCAGTATATTCTCTGATGTGCATTGTGGGACTGCTGGGCAATGTGTTGGCTTTGCATGTCATTTggcccaatttaaaaaaaatcaactccACAACTCTGTATTCAGCCAACCTGGTGGTGTCGGACATCTTATTTTCACTTGCTCTGCCCTTGCGTGCCGTTTACTATGGCCAGGGGTTTCACTGGCCAATGGGGGAGGGTTTGTGTAAGGCCGTGGCGCTGCTGTTCTACATCAACATGTATGCCAGCGTCAACTTCATGACTTGTTTGAGTGTGGACCGTTTCATTGCAGTGGTGCTGCCGCTGCGCTTTTCCCGATTCCGAAAGGTACAGAAGGTGCGGTACATCTGTGCTGCCGTATGGGTGGTTGTGTTGATGCAGACCCTCCCTTTGCTGTCAATGCCCATGACGAACGAGGAGCAAAGTGGTCATATAACATGTATGGAGTATCCCAACTTCGAGAAGACTGACCACCTGCCTGTCATTCTCATTGGAGCCGTGTTGATTGGCTTCGGCATCCCTGTGATCACCATCCTGATGTGTTATTCAGCACTGTGCTCCAAGCTCCGCCTCCTGGCCAAGTCTAATAAACTGACAGAGAAGTCGGGTCGTAGTCGTAAAGCCATTGGCGTGATTTGCGCCGTCATTCTCGTATTTGTGGTGTGCTACACCCCATATCACGTCGACCTCTTGCAGTACATGATCAGAAAGCTGCTGTACAAGCCAGACTGTTCAGAACTGCATGACTTTCAGATCTCCCTTCACATCACCGTCTGCCTTATGAACCTCAACTCATGCCTGGATCCCTTCATCTACTTCTTTGCTTGCAAGGGATACAAGAAAAAGGTTCTCAGACTGCTCAGGAAGCAAGTCAGCATATCCCTCTCGAGTGTGGTCAGGACCTCGCCTGAAGGCTCCTCCAAAGACGTGTTTGGGAATGACAAAATCCAAAAGAGCTCCAGAAGCAATCAGAAAGAGAGAAGCAGCGTGCTGTTGAGCAACAGCAATGGTTTTGACCCATAA